From Amphiura filiformis chromosome 20, Afil_fr2py, whole genome shotgun sequence, a single genomic window includes:
- the LOC140142770 gene encoding uncharacterized protein: protein MSLIEGIGDEVMVLAAVLVVATTLIAAWFSTHVGERPHQVVIQTTITTVQGTQQTDATRADGGVSGDPGGGGTSENIPASSPSASSEISQEIGSDRTSSTNESSNQLNQSTDDSHVEAQSDASRTSEQSSAVQNNCDEVDGSRMQSGEKSDEGVAKKEKDVEVLGQTGSNLEGNSTTTSAESQRSSDGLNENVLRNRQTGQVYPTLPSFSNETTEGAAASGGAAEGTGGVEDVRSGLPHDEDNSRTQEGSIHIRVKFSNDQERLVQTYPEETLGQFRRQNFVEELEAGKLVRFIANGQFLADDTQTLASLNLANNSVLHCHVTQGEPIRQAQHQVQDGDLDLGHFMVPLFGCILGFVWYLRWQYRYMFNATSTLSLIGVTVLFFLAVLAAWRVSLY, encoded by the exons ATGTCACTAATAGAAGGCATAGGGGATGAGGTGATGGTCCTAGCAGCAGTCTTGGTAGTAGCAACAACGCTAATAGCTGCTTGGTTCTCAACTCATGTGGGAGAAAGACCTCATCAGGTAGTCATTCAGACAACAATTACAACTGTACAAGGAACACAACAGACTGATGCCACCAGAGCAGATGGAGGTGTGTCAGGGGATCCAGGTGGAGGAGGGACAAGTGAAAACATTCCTGCAAGCAGTCCAAGTGCCTCATCTGAAATAAGCCAAGAAATAGGCTCTGACAGAACTAGTAGTACAAATGAATCTTCTAACCAGTTGAACCAAAGCACTGATGATTCACATGTAGAAGCTCAAAGTGATGCTTCTAGGACTAGTGAACAATCTTCAGCAGTACAAAACAATTGTGATGAAGTAGATGGTAGTAGAATGCAATCTGGTGAAAAGTCTGATGAAGGTGTTGCTAAGAAAGAGAAAGATGTGGAAGTACTAGGACAAACGGGATCAAATTTGGAGGGTAACAGTACTACTACCAGTGCAGAAAGCCAAAGATCATCAGATGGTCTGAATGAAAATGTTTTAAGGAACAGACAAACTGGACAGGTGTATCCTACATTGCCGTCATTTTCAAATGAAACCACAGAAGGGGCAGCAGCAAGTGGAGGGGCTGCAGAAGGAACAGGTGGTGTGGAAGATGTCAGGAGTGGTCTCCCTCATGATGAAGACAATAGTCGAACACAAGAGGGCAGTATACATATACGTGTCAAGTTTTCAAATGATCAAGAGCGACTAGTGCAGACATATCCAGAAGAAACCTTGGGCCAATTTAGAAG ACAAAACTTTGTGGAAGAACTTGAAGCCGGCAAACTTGTACGTTTCATCGCTAACGGCCAATTCCTTGCAGACGACACACAAACTCTTGCCTCATTGAACCTTGCAAATAACTCAGTCCTCCATTGTCATGTGACTCAAGGAGAGCCAATCAGACAAGCCCAACATCAAGTGCAAGATGGTGATCTAGACCTTGGACACTTCATGGTGCCGTTATTTGGATGTATTCTAGGATTTGTGTGGTATTTAAGATGGCAGTATCGATATATGTTTAATGCCACATCTACTTTATCATTGATAGGTGTTACTGTTTTATTCTTTCTTGCAGTACTAGCAGCATGGAGGGTTAGTTTGTATTAG